From Methylocystis sp. ATCC 49242, one genomic window encodes:
- a CDS encoding DUF563 domain-containing protein, whose translation MADRNAINACGENWMLIRRIDAPRTNAGNVASTLPDSCQGDFQRFDFEPPQPHRHTHFFSVLNARSMEPFKNELWLNRSGLGGVSALIARNIRVVGASVLYSKDALFLPDEEFPGYLEQLFSNPVRKNKHDQFNSAPPDLVLEHAFVISHFLSKIYGHSLLEVFPKLALVKHYYDHGMKIPILLGHSEPGFVADFIRIAIPDAVIVEMLSEEGALVKNCLIPSQCKMYLLTPFHRKFFDELANKCQSLYANDVMPDKILVSRENIAANFRDLENWEEIKRIAIDYGYSEVCPEKLPLAQQISMFARAKSILGEYGSALHNSIFAQQKTHVIALNWINMVQQAIGLVRGQANIFILGDDGKPVLAPPPNTAGPIPIQKFSVPCDVVSQALDFVNGEM comes from the coding sequence GTGGCTGATCGAAACGCGATCAACGCCTGCGGAGAAAACTGGATGCTCATCAGACGCATCGATGCGCCCAGGACAAATGCGGGCAACGTCGCCTCGACACTGCCTGATTCCTGCCAAGGCGACTTTCAGCGCTTTGATTTTGAACCTCCGCAGCCCCATCGTCACACGCACTTTTTTTCTGTCCTGAACGCCAGGTCCATGGAGCCATTCAAGAACGAACTCTGGCTTAATCGTAGTGGGCTTGGAGGCGTTTCAGCGCTGATCGCCAGAAATATACGTGTCGTCGGGGCCAGCGTCCTATATTCGAAGGACGCCCTATTTTTGCCGGATGAGGAGTTCCCCGGCTACCTGGAGCAATTATTCAGCAACCCCGTCAGGAAAAATAAGCACGATCAATTCAACTCTGCGCCGCCAGATCTTGTTCTTGAGCATGCCTTCGTCATCAGTCATTTTCTTTCGAAAATTTATGGGCACTCCTTACTTGAGGTTTTTCCGAAGCTGGCGCTCGTAAAGCATTACTATGATCACGGCATGAAAATCCCGATTCTGCTCGGCCACTCCGAGCCGGGGTTCGTTGCTGATTTCATCCGCATTGCCATTCCCGATGCGGTCATAGTGGAGATGTTGAGTGAAGAGGGAGCGCTGGTGAAAAACTGCCTGATTCCTTCTCAATGTAAAATGTATTTGCTTACTCCCTTTCACAGGAAATTTTTCGACGAGCTGGCGAATAAATGCCAATCTTTATATGCCAACGACGTCATGCCTGACAAGATTCTCGTGTCGAGGGAGAACATCGCCGCCAATTTCCGCGACCTCGAAAATTGGGAGGAAATCAAGCGGATTGCAATAGATTATGGCTACTCCGAAGTGTGTCCCGAGAAATTGCCGCTGGCGCAGCAAATTTCGATGTTTGCCCGAGCCAAGAGCATCCTGGGTGAATATGGCTCAGCGCTGCATAATTCCATCTTTGCGCAACAAAAAACTCACGTAATTGCGCTCAACTGGATAAACATGGTCCAGCAAGCAATCGGTCTCGTTCGGGGACAGGCAAATATTTTTATTCTCGGCGATGACGGCAAGCCGGTGCTGGCGCCGCCGCCTAATACGGCGGGCCCTATTCCCATCCAAAAATTCAGCGTGCCCTGCGACGTAGTTTCACAAGCGTTAGACTTTGTGAACGGAGAAATGTAA
- a CDS encoding sulfotransferase family 2 domain-containing protein — protein sequence MPLYKMDGKLALFVHVPKAGGTTIEFCLARYCVGFLDREFRPGVFPCSPQHFHGKMIEQLFNVKELDYIFMTVRHPVSRLKSEYKWRRRFFKLETEFNEWLVSSLAAFQKNNFVYDNHLRPMVDFLLPSAEVFKLEDGLSAVTARLEALMPGTKLALSPGHEMSSGDAPENLALSKDALSLVENIYREDFDRFGY from the coding sequence ATGCCGCTCTATAAGATGGACGGTAAGTTGGCGCTTTTTGTGCATGTTCCCAAGGCGGGGGGAACCACTATCGAATTTTGCCTTGCGCGCTACTGCGTTGGCTTTCTCGATCGAGAGTTTCGTCCGGGCGTCTTTCCATGTTCGCCTCAGCATTTTCACGGCAAAATGATCGAGCAGCTCTTCAATGTGAAAGAACTGGATTATATTTTCATGACCGTTCGCCATCCGGTTTCGAGGCTGAAGTCAGAATACAAGTGGAGACGCCGCTTCTTCAAGCTCGAGACTGAATTCAACGAATGGCTGGTTTCCAGCCTCGCCGCCTTTCAAAAAAACAACTTTGTCTATGACAACCATCTGCGGCCAATGGTCGATTTCCTCCTCCCTTCCGCGGAGGTCTTCAAACTGGAGGATGGGCTGAGCGCCGTGACGGCCAGACTGGAAGCTCTGATGCCCGGAACCAAACTAGCATTAAGTCCCGGGCATGAAATGTCGAGCGGCGATGCGCCTGAAAACCTGGCTCTATCGAAAGACGCTCTGAGCCTCGTCGAAAATATTTATCGCGAGGACTTTGATCGATTTGGGTATTGA
- a CDS encoding shikimate dehydrogenase, producing MRSHNHRFLLAGVMGWPISHSRSPKIHNYWMSQYGIDGVYVPLAIEPGKLEAALRALPALCFAGCNLTIPHKEAALNFLDRIEPAAARIGAVNCVVVGQDGELIGRNYDGYGFIASLREAAPDWGAARAPCVVIGAGGGARAIVSGLIEAGAREIRLFNRTMERAKALAADFGGPVRACAWQERHEALAGAGLLVNTTSQGMVGQQPLDLSLAALPATALVADIVYAPLETPLLAEARRMGATAVDGLGMLMHQARPAFRDWSGVMPEATPELRARIVATL from the coding sequence ATGCGATCCCACAACCACCGCTTTCTTCTCGCCGGCGTAATGGGCTGGCCCATTTCCCACTCGCGCTCGCCGAAAATCCATAACTACTGGATGAGCCAGTACGGGATCGACGGCGTCTATGTGCCGCTCGCGATCGAGCCCGGCAAGCTCGAGGCCGCTCTGCGCGCCCTGCCGGCGTTGTGTTTCGCGGGCTGCAATCTCACCATCCCGCACAAGGAAGCGGCGCTGAACTTTCTCGATCGTATCGAGCCGGCGGCGGCGCGCATCGGCGCCGTCAATTGCGTCGTCGTGGGACAGGACGGCGAACTCATCGGGCGCAATTACGACGGCTATGGCTTCATCGCCTCTCTACGCGAAGCGGCGCCCGATTGGGGCGCCGCGCGCGCGCCCTGCGTCGTTATCGGCGCCGGCGGCGGCGCGCGCGCCATCGTCTCGGGGCTGATCGAGGCGGGCGCGCGGGAAATCAGGCTGTTCAACCGCACGATGGAACGCGCGAAGGCGCTCGCCGCCGATTTTGGCGGGCCGGTCCGCGCCTGCGCATGGCAGGAGCGGCATGAGGCGCTGGCGGGCGCGGGGCTACTCGTCAATACGACAAGCCAGGGCATGGTCGGCCAGCAGCCGCTCGATCTGTCGCTCGCCGCCCTACCCGCGACAGCGCTTGTCGCCGACATCGTCTACGCGCCGCTGGAGACGCCTCTTCTCGCAGAAGCCCGGCGGATGGGCGCGACGGCGGTCGACGGACTTGGCATGCTCATGCATCAGGCGCGGCCGGCCTTCCGCGACTGGAGCGGCGTCATGCCGGAGGCGACGCCGGAGTTGCGCGCGCGGATCGTCGCGACGCTGTAA
- a CDS encoding phasin family protein codes for MATQNSNAGKPMKSGESKPAETKREAPAAAPQDTTVAKDAIAEAAAADAPVVEAKTIEIMSEAKAPEPTAVAILPTPVVAESVDSQEFSAAFDFDASLWSKKYFELWAENAQAFLDLAEQIARAKTFEEAAALQSRFAGERFEAFLRQSKEVMTLAQRMATVSVAPLCGARAA; via the coding sequence ATGGCGACGCAGAACAGCAATGCTGGAAAGCCAATGAAGTCCGGCGAATCGAAGCCTGCGGAGACGAAGCGGGAGGCTCCCGCGGCCGCGCCGCAGGATACAACGGTCGCGAAAGACGCAATCGCCGAGGCGGCCGCCGCTGACGCGCCCGTGGTTGAAGCGAAAACAATAGAGATCATGAGCGAAGCCAAGGCGCCGGAACCGACCGCCGTCGCGATTCTGCCGACCCCCGTGGTCGCCGAATCGGTTGATTCGCAAGAGTTCAGCGCGGCTTTCGATTTCGACGCGTCGCTTTGGTCGAAAAAATATTTCGAGCTCTGGGCGGAGAACGCTCAGGCGTTCCTCGACCTTGCCGAGCAGATCGCCCGGGCGAAGACCTTCGAGGAGGCCGCCGCCCTCCAGTCGCGCTTCGCCGGCGAGCGTTTCGAAGCCTTCCTTCGCCAGTCGAAGGAAGTCATGACGCTCGCGCAGCGCATGGCGACCGTATCGGTCGCGCCGCTGTGCGGCGCGCGCGCAGCGTAA
- a CDS encoding phasin, giving the protein MVDPIYQVPNEVRDFAEKSVEQARKAFEGFAGAAQKALNSTTDLPIVPPGAKDVGVKALSFAEANVNAAFDLAQKLVHAKDPQEVFQLQSEFVKSQLTAIQEQTKELGAAFQRSTTTKS; this is encoded by the coding sequence ATGGTAGATCCAATTTATCAGGTTCCGAACGAAGTGCGCGATTTTGCGGAAAAGAGCGTCGAGCAGGCGCGCAAGGCATTCGAAGGTTTCGCCGGCGCCGCCCAGAAGGCGCTGAACTCCACGACCGATCTGCCGATCGTGCCCCCCGGCGCGAAGGACGTCGGCGTCAAGGCGCTTTCCTTCGCGGAAGCCAATGTCAACGCCGCCTTCGATCTTGCGCAGAAGCTGGTCCACGCCAAGGATCCGCAGGAAGTCTTCCAGCTCCAGTCGGAATTCGTGAAATCCCAGCTCACCGCAATTCAGGAGCAGACGAAGGAGCTCGGCGCCGCGTTTCAGCGTTCGACGACCACCAAATCCTGA
- a CDS encoding HAMP domain-containing sensor histidine kinase, translating into MSGSDVNLDEGGLAARRIAADPAFSALDASGAPIVAASGDPLAVVYLNASARHIFGEDAERLGARLFFGDEPGARRLAELVESVRHGAALRLERLRFDLGDEPRTITVLCRKLAGEDGAPCFVIAALGVRAEAPQAPSAPPSPAPASAPVASGGLSAATIALRERLVARHGARAPRFLWKTDAVGRFIDITHVLADVVGEESADILGRPVDEVARSFSLDSALTQAIAAQKSWSGVDVDWPLENLSERVPMTLGALPTTDSDRRFAGFQGYGVLHLSRAYVAPGQQAGAGAAPPPEKEKPPPSAPAPERDDIGYRADNVVPLRPSAATPRIEEPRDPAADATLTASEQSAFDEIARALLAGDASGDDAAGTPADALEETESAPAEAEPAAAPRARDRTVEEVLDRLPVGVLIARGADTLFVNRTLLDYLGYADRAAFDTYGGLARMFFGRGPGEPNGHAGPAAVQSSDGERLDVDVHLQTLEWEGEAATLLTLRRNHHRPRGPDESALALAREMEARLARVRANNNLLRAVLESDGSAIAIVCDDGLIESATAGFAALFGAETGAFDGLPLASLFAAQEGRTIAGLISRVKSEQNETARLTARARGVPIEASLQRLPVGAGKICVRLKEPAADRRNDELEAARVAAEHASAAKSDFLARVSHEIRTPLNAIIGFAEVMMEERFGPIGSERYKEYLKDVHASGTHVLSLVNDLLDLSKIEAGKLELSFERVDANAIISECVSIMQTQANQGRVVVRLALAQRLPPIRADERSLKQILLNLLSNAVKFNEPGGQVIVSTALTEAGYVVIRVKDTGVGMSDDEVETALEPFKQIATSRKVRGTGLGLPLTKALIEANHASFTIKSRKNEGTLIEVAFPPPQVLAAE; encoded by the coding sequence ATGAGCGGTTCGGACGTGAACCTTGACGAGGGCGGTCTCGCGGCCAGGCGCATTGCGGCGGACCCCGCCTTTTCGGCGCTCGACGCCTCGGGCGCGCCGATCGTCGCCGCGAGCGGCGACCCGCTCGCCGTCGTCTACCTCAACGCCTCCGCACGCCACATTTTCGGCGAGGACGCCGAACGTCTCGGCGCGCGGCTGTTTTTCGGCGACGAGCCAGGCGCCCGGCGCCTCGCCGAGCTCGTCGAGTCGGTGCGCCATGGCGCGGCGTTGCGACTCGAGCGTCTGCGTTTTGATCTTGGCGACGAGCCCCGCACGATCACCGTCCTCTGCCGCAAGCTTGCGGGCGAGGACGGCGCGCCCTGTTTCGTCATCGCCGCGCTCGGCGTCCGGGCCGAAGCGCCGCAGGCGCCTTCTGCGCCGCCGTCGCCAGCCCCGGCTTCCGCTCCTGTCGCTTCCGGCGGCCTTTCCGCCGCGACGATCGCCCTTCGGGAGAGGCTCGTCGCGCGCCATGGCGCCCGCGCCCCGCGTTTTCTCTGGAAAACGGACGCCGTCGGCCGGTTCATCGACATCACCCATGTGCTCGCGGATGTGGTGGGTGAAGAAAGCGCTGATATTCTTGGCCGCCCGGTAGACGAGGTGGCGAGGAGCTTCTCGCTCGACTCCGCCCTGACGCAGGCCATCGCCGCCCAGAAATCCTGGAGCGGCGTCGACGTCGACTGGCCTCTCGAAAATCTTTCCGAACGCGTGCCGATGACGCTCGGCGCCCTTCCGACGACCGATTCCGATCGCCGCTTCGCCGGTTTCCAGGGCTATGGCGTGCTGCATCTTTCGCGCGCCTATGTCGCCCCCGGCCAGCAGGCCGGGGCGGGCGCGGCGCCGCCACCCGAAAAGGAAAAGCCGCCGCCGTCCGCTCCCGCGCCGGAACGGGACGACATCGGCTATCGCGCCGACAATGTCGTGCCCCTGCGTCCGTCTGCGGCCACGCCGCGGATCGAAGAACCCCGCGACCCGGCGGCGGACGCGACGCTGACCGCCTCGGAGCAATCGGCCTTCGACGAGATCGCCCGCGCGCTGCTCGCGGGCGACGCCAGCGGCGATGACGCGGCGGGAACGCCCGCCGACGCGCTGGAGGAAACGGAATCCGCGCCGGCGGAAGCCGAACCGGCCGCCGCCCCCCGCGCCCGCGACCGCACGGTGGAGGAAGTGCTCGACCGCCTGCCGGTCGGCGTCCTGATCGCGCGAGGGGCGGACACGCTTTTCGTCAACCGCACCCTGCTCGACTATCTCGGTTACGCCGACCGCGCCGCCTTCGACACTTATGGCGGTCTCGCGCGCATGTTCTTCGGGCGCGGTCCGGGCGAGCCCAACGGCCACGCCGGCCCCGCCGCCGTGCAGTCGAGCGACGGCGAAAGGCTGGACGTCGACGTGCATTTGCAGACGCTCGAATGGGAGGGCGAGGCGGCGACGCTGCTGACCCTGCGCCGCAACCACCACCGCCCGCGCGGCCCCGACGAAAGCGCGCTGGCGCTCGCCCGCGAGATGGAGGCGCGGCTCGCCCGCGTGCGCGCAAACAATAATCTTCTGCGCGCCGTTCTCGAATCCGACGGCTCCGCGATCGCGATCGTCTGCGATGACGGGCTGATCGAAAGCGCCACAGCGGGCTTCGCCGCGCTGTTCGGCGCCGAGACGGGCGCCTTCGACGGGCTCCCTCTCGCGTCGCTCTTCGCGGCGCAGGAAGGGCGCACGATCGCCGGCCTCATCTCACGGGTGAAGAGCGAGCAGAACGAAACCGCCCGCCTCACCGCCCGGGCCCGCGGCGTTCCCATCGAGGCGTCCCTGCAGCGCCTGCCTGTCGGCGCCGGCAAGATCTGCGTGCGCCTGAAGGAGCCGGCGGCCGATCGCCGCAACGACGAACTGGAGGCCGCGCGCGTCGCCGCCGAACACGCCAGCGCGGCGAAATCCGACTTTCTGGCGCGCGTGAGCCACGAAATCCGCACGCCGCTCAACGCCATCATCGGCTTTGCGGAAGTGATGATGGAGGAGCGCTTCGGCCCGATCGGCTCCGAGCGCTACAAGGAATATCTCAAGGACGTTCACGCGTCGGGAACGCATGTGCTCTCGCTCGTCAACGATCTGCTCGATCTCTCGAAGATCGAGGCCGGAAAGCTGGAGCTTTCCTTCGAGCGCGTCGACGCCAACGCCATCATTTCCGAATGTGTGTCGATCATGCAGACGCAGGCCAATCAGGGCCGCGTGGTGGTGCGCCTCGCGCTCGCGCAGCGCCTGCCGCCGATCCGCGCCGACGAGCGCTCGCTGAAGCAGATTTTACTCAACCTTCTTTCCAACGCCGTGAAGTTCAACGAACCCGGCGGACAGGTGATCGTCTCTACCGCGCTGACCGAAGCGGGCTATGTCGTGATCCGCGTGAAAGACACGGGCGTCGGCATGTCCGACGACGAAGTGGAGACGGCGCTCGAACCCTTCAAGCAGATCGCAACCTCGCGCAAGGTGCGCGGCACTGGCCTCGGCCTGCCTCTGACGAAAGCGCTGATCGAGGCGAACCACGCGTCCTTCACGATCAAGAGCCGCAAGAACGAAGGCACGCTGATCGAAGTGGCGTTTCCTCCGCCGCAGGTGCTGGCGGCGGAGTGA
- a CDS encoding restriction endonuclease, giving the protein MSIPDYQSLMLPVLLACAGGETRIGEVIEKLGDQLALSPEDRSQLLPSGAQTVFANRVHWAKTYLGKAGLVESTRRGYFQITARGREVVAKKPVRIDNAFLRQFEEFEKFTRGSPEKSSHDQGASEPAVEVEETPDELMRLAHKKIEASLARDLLERVRKAPPDFFERLIVSLLLSMGYGGSVTDAGRALGRSGDDGVDGVIDQDALGLDRVYIQAKRYGEGNSIGSGAIRDFFGSLDRHKATKGLFVTTSGFSPSAIETAQYLSKRIVLIDGVQLSKLMIRHNVGCRVEDTLQIKKIDEDFFE; this is encoded by the coding sequence ATGTCCATTCCTGATTATCAATCCCTGATGCTTCCGGTTCTTTTGGCTTGCGCCGGCGGAGAAACCCGTATCGGAGAAGTCATCGAGAAACTCGGTGATCAACTTGCGTTATCGCCCGAGGATAGGAGCCAGTTGCTGCCGTCAGGCGCACAAACGGTTTTCGCGAACCGGGTGCACTGGGCAAAGACATATCTCGGCAAGGCTGGCTTGGTGGAGAGCACTCGACGCGGTTATTTTCAAATCACGGCGCGCGGGCGCGAAGTCGTTGCAAAGAAACCCGTCCGGATCGACAATGCGTTTCTTCGTCAATTCGAAGAGTTCGAAAAATTTACACGGGGATCGCCTGAAAAAAGCTCGCATGACCAAGGTGCGAGCGAGCCGGCCGTTGAAGTCGAAGAGACGCCCGATGAACTCATGCGACTGGCGCACAAGAAAATTGAGGCGTCGCTCGCAAGGGACTTGCTCGAGCGCGTTCGCAAGGCGCCGCCCGATTTCTTTGAACGTCTTATTGTCAGTCTGCTGCTGAGCATGGGTTACGGGGGATCGGTGACGGACGCGGGTCGCGCGCTCGGTCGAAGCGGTGACGATGGCGTCGACGGCGTTATCGACCAGGACGCGCTCGGATTGGATCGCGTCTATATACAGGCGAAGCGTTATGGCGAAGGCAATAGCATCGGATCGGGAGCCATTCGCGACTTTTTCGGCAGTCTGGATCGACATAAGGCGACAAAGGGACTTTTCGTAACAACTTCCGGTTTCTCTCCATCAGCCATCGAGACAGCTCAATATCTGAGCAAGCGCATTGTGCTTATCGATGGCGTGCAGCTGTCGAAGTTGATGATTCGGCACAATGTCGGCTGTCGCGTCGAAGACACGCTACAAATCAAAAAAATCGACGAGGATTTTTTCGAATAG
- a CDS encoding B12-binding domain-containing radical SAM protein yields MLDAADHTQNVDAGPANQASADNVGLSPELSGPARRILCVFPRYEPSLGSLEYAYDITGTLRAFMPPQGLLVIAAALPEGWEARFVDENIARAKRSDFKWADAVFVSGMHVQRRQIDDIRRRAQKYGKPAALGGPSVSACPEFYPDFDYLHIGEMGDATRELFARLSRDCARPEKQIRFETRERTPLEEFPIPAYELVSFENYFIGSIQFSSGCPYRCEFCDIPGLYGRVPRLKSPQRIVAELDKLRECGLTTSVYFVDDNLIANRRALRELLPVLIEWQEKNSFPLSFAFEATLNIARYDDLLSQLRLACFTTIFVGVETPEEDALVSLDKEQNMTLPILEAVRRLNAHGMEVVAGIIVGLDTDGPQTQQRIIDFIEASQIPMLTINLLQALPKTPLWDRLEKEGRLCNDEGRESNVVFLRSYDETVATWRNCLRHAYDPARLFARYHHLTQHTFPNRRPRPRPPGQVTPKNVRRGFTMLFKICWKLGVIANYRRIFWDYAWPRIKTGRIEDVISVGILAKHLITYARKACAGKLNASNYSAKVR; encoded by the coding sequence ATGCTCGACGCGGCGGACCACACACAAAATGTAGACGCGGGGCCGGCCAATCAAGCCAGCGCCGACAATGTCGGGCTTTCGCCTGAGCTTTCAGGCCCTGCACGCCGCATACTTTGCGTCTTCCCGCGCTACGAGCCGTCGCTCGGTTCTCTCGAATACGCCTATGACATCACCGGAACGCTGCGCGCCTTCATGCCGCCGCAGGGGCTGCTCGTGATCGCGGCCGCGCTTCCGGAAGGATGGGAGGCGCGTTTCGTCGACGAGAATATTGCGCGCGCCAAACGCAGCGACTTCAAATGGGCGGACGCGGTCTTCGTCTCCGGCATGCATGTGCAGCGGCGCCAGATCGACGACATCCGCCGCCGCGCGCAAAAATACGGCAAGCCCGCGGCGCTCGGCGGGCCCTCGGTTTCGGCGTGCCCCGAGTTCTATCCCGATTTCGACTATCTCCACATCGGCGAGATGGGCGACGCCACGCGCGAGCTTTTCGCGCGCCTGTCGCGCGATTGCGCGCGGCCCGAGAAGCAGATCAGATTCGAGACGCGCGAGCGCACGCCGCTCGAGGAGTTTCCGATCCCGGCCTATGAGCTGGTGAGTTTCGAAAACTATTTCATCGGCTCTATCCAGTTTTCGAGCGGCTGCCCCTATCGCTGCGAGTTCTGCGACATTCCGGGGCTTTACGGCCGCGTGCCGCGCCTGAAGTCGCCGCAGCGCATCGTGGCGGAGCTCGACAAGCTGCGCGAATGCGGGCTGACGACCTCCGTCTATTTCGTCGACGACAATCTGATCGCCAATCGGCGCGCGCTGCGCGAATTGCTGCCCGTGCTCATCGAATGGCAGGAGAAGAATTCCTTTCCGCTCTCCTTCGCCTTCGAGGCGACGCTCAATATCGCGCGATACGACGATCTTCTCTCGCAACTTCGTCTCGCCTGTTTCACGACGATTTTCGTCGGCGTCGAGACGCCGGAGGAGGATGCGCTCGTTTCGCTCGACAAGGAGCAGAACATGACGCTTCCGATTCTGGAGGCGGTGCGGCGGCTCAATGCGCATGGCATGGAGGTTGTCGCCGGCATCATCGTCGGGCTCGACACGGACGGGCCGCAAACGCAGCAGCGCATCATCGACTTCATCGAAGCCTCGCAGATACCGATGCTGACCATCAATCTGCTGCAGGCCTTGCCAAAGACGCCGCTATGGGACAGGCTGGAGAAGGAGGGGCGGCTGTGCAACGACGAGGGGCGCGAGTCGAATGTCGTGTTCCTGCGGTCCTATGACGAGACGGTGGCGACATGGCGCAATTGCCTGCGCCACGCCTATGATCCCGCCCGGCTCTTTGCGCGCTACCATCATCTCACGCAGCACACTTTCCCCAACCGCCGGCCGCGTCCGCGCCCGCCGGGGCAGGTGACGCCAAAGAATGTGCGGCGCGGATTCACGATGCTGTTCAAGATCTGCTGGAAGCTCGGCGTCATTGCAAACTATCGCCGAATTTTCTGGGACTACGCCTGGCCGCGCATCAAGACGGGGCGGATCGAGGATGTGATCAGCGTCGGCATTCTCGCCAAGCATCTGATCACCTATGCGCGCAAGGCCTGCGCGGGAAAGCTGAACGCGTCTAATTATTCGGCGAAGGTGAGGTAG
- a CDS encoding LamB/YcsF family protein yields the protein MTKTSQFLDLNADLGEGYGPWRMGDDTAMLDVVTSANVACGFHAGDPDIMAETFARAKEKGVAIGAHVAFPDLAGFGRRAMAMTPREIERAVAYQIGAAQALAAYAGHRVTHVKAHGALANIAEREAAVADALARATRAVDPELTLLAIALSEQTQAGERAGLRVAHEIFADRAYVDDGRLQPRKEPGAVITDSGQAIARVREMLAEGALVTITGKRLPTPIDSVCVHGDTPHAVQMARRLRAELEAEGLVLRPFIEA from the coding sequence ATGACGAAAACCTCGCAATTCCTTGATCTCAACGCCGATCTCGGCGAAGGCTACGGCCCGTGGCGCATGGGCGACGACACGGCCATGCTGGACGTCGTGACCAGCGCCAATGTCGCCTGCGGTTTTCATGCGGGCGATCCCGACATCATGGCGGAGACCTTCGCGCGCGCGAAAGAGAAGGGCGTGGCCATCGGCGCCCATGTCGCCTTTCCCGATCTTGCAGGTTTCGGGCGACGCGCGATGGCGATGACGCCGCGCGAGATCGAACGCGCCGTCGCCTATCAGATCGGCGCTGCGCAGGCGCTCGCGGCCTACGCCGGGCATCGCGTGACCCATGTGAAGGCGCATGGGGCGTTGGCCAATATCGCCGAGCGCGAGGCCGCCGTCGCCGACGCTCTCGCCAGGGCGACGCGCGCGGTGGACCCTGAGCTGACGCTCCTCGCCATCGCGCTGTCCGAACAGACGCAAGCGGGCGAACGCGCGGGGCTCAGGGTTGCGCATGAGATTTTCGCCGACCGGGCCTATGTGGACGATGGCCGGCTGCAACCGCGCAAGGAGCCCGGCGCCGTCATCACGGACAGCGGGCAGGCGATCGCCCGCGTGCGGGAGATGCTCGCGGAAGGCGCGCTCGTGACCATCACCGGCAAGCGCCTGCCGACGCCGATCGACTCGGTCTGCGTCCATGGCGACACGCCCCATGCCGTGCAGATGGCGCGGCGGCTGCGGGCGGAGCTGGAGGCGGAGGGTCTTGTCCTGCGCCCATTCATCGAGGCCTGA
- a CDS encoding allophanate hydrolase subunit 1, which produces MLYESPRFLDQGEATLTVEFGDAVDPAINARVLALDSALRIAAPPGVRETTPTYRSLLVHYEPLEISRAELIARIGGLLSPLPDPASHEETGAARWIVPCCYDPQLAEDIAEAAALLDLSTDALAQLHAGADYRAYMYGFAPGWCYLGGLPAPLAIPRRLAPRGPTPQGAVLIGGGLSLVATNPMPTGWYVVGRTPERLFSLGREPPFLVAPGDILRFEPIDAHSFATLEARAGRGETIARREDAA; this is translated from the coding sequence ATGCTTTACGAAAGCCCGCGCTTTCTCGATCAGGGCGAGGCGACGCTGACGGTCGAGTTCGGCGACGCGGTCGATCCCGCGATCAACGCCCGCGTGCTGGCGCTGGATTCGGCGCTGCGCATCGCGGCGCCGCCGGGCGTGAGAGAGACGACGCCGACCTATCGCTCGCTTCTGGTGCATTACGAGCCGCTGGAGATTTCGCGCGCCGAGCTGATTGCGCGGATCGGCGGACTGCTTTCCCCGCTCCCCGACCCTGCCTCGCATGAGGAAACCGGCGCCGCGCGCTGGATCGTGCCCTGCTGTTACGATCCACAATTGGCCGAAGACATTGCAGAGGCCGCCGCCCTGCTCGATCTGTCGACCGACGCGCTCGCGCAGCTTCACGCCGGCGCCGACTACCGGGCCTACATGTATGGGTTCGCGCCCGGCTGGTGCTATCTCGGCGGCCTGCCGGCGCCGCTCGCGATTCCCCGGCGCCTCGCGCCGCGTGGGCCGACGCCGCAGGGCGCGGTGCTTATCGGCGGCGGGCTGTCGCTCGTTGCGACGAACCCGATGCCCACCGGCTGGTATGTCGTCGGCCGGACGCCGGAGCGCCTTTTCTCTCTCGGCCGGGAGCCGCCGTTCCTCGTCGCGCCCGGCGACATCCTGCGATTCGAGCCGATCGACGCGCATAGCTTCGCGACTCTCGAAGCGCGAGCCGGGCGTGGCGAGACCATCGCGCGGCGCGAGGACGCGGCGTGA